The proteins below are encoded in one region of Candidatus Methylomirabilota bacterium:
- a CDS encoding phosphatase PAP2 family protein: MRLVRAPAGRCALLATVTLSLTSFLVLAAFAAQRYWFDLDHSVRQLVSLVRHPMLDGPMHGFSLLGEELGLIPLIALTSAALWSGRRPWALALPVVMAGTGALQFLAKWAVDRPRPNLADWGFPSGHVLALVVFCGVIAYLLCTARCSWGWRSLGAASAGTTVLAVAFSRLYLDVHWLSDVAGSFALGLAYLLFTIWLVESLSRRRIS; encoded by the coding sequence ATGCGACTCGTGAGGGCGCCGGCCGGCCGGTGCGCGTTGCTGGCCACAGTGACGCTATCGCTCACGTCATTCCTCGTGCTGGCCGCGTTCGCCGCCCAGCGTTACTGGTTCGATCTGGATCACAGTGTCCGCCAGCTCGTCAGCCTGGTGCGCCACCCGATGCTCGACGGCCCCATGCACGGGTTCTCGCTGTTGGGTGAAGAGCTCGGATTGATCCCCCTCATCGCGCTCACCTCGGCGGCGCTCTGGTCGGGCCGCCGGCCCTGGGCCCTGGCCTTGCCGGTGGTCATGGCCGGGACGGGCGCGCTACAGTTTCTCGCCAAGTGGGCGGTCGATCGTCCACGCCCGAACCTCGCCGACTGGGGGTTCCCCAGCGGGCATGTGCTTGCGCTGGTCGTCTTCTGCGGCGTCATCGCCTATCTGCTCTGTACCGCTCGGTGTAGCTGGGGCTGGCGAAGCCTGGGCGCGGCATCGGCTGGCACCACGGTGCTCGCCGTGGCCTTCAGTCGTCTCTATCTGGACGTCCACTGGCTGTCCGATGTGGCCGGCAGCTTCGCGCTCGGCCTCGCCTATCTGCTCTTCACGATCTGGCTCGTCGAGTCGCTCAGCCGCCGCCGCATCTCGTGA
- a CDS encoding lysylphosphatidylglycerol synthase domain-containing protein encodes MKLFRTALLLFGAAVLVYLIARVGTEPLVASLTRLTWWQFVLVCLPYGIVMAVDTLGWRYAFPGDPAPYGRMLAARVAGEAVNVVTAVGSIGGEAVKVWLLRPAVPYEASVPSVIIAKTTITIAQALFLVLGLAMAATVVTVDGPILTAMLGLLVVEVFGVGGFFAAQVTGLVRRSGRLLAWAGLIKDAAYAERLDAALRGFYRYRWRQCLVSVAAHLVGWLLGVLEALIVVWVLDIPLTVGATTVVEALGSGVRFATFLVPGSLGTLEGAYAAAFAGLGVGAGAGLTFSLVRRGRQAVWIGVGLLVLVAARANAPFAGAGAAPRGSAR; translated from the coding sequence ATGAAGCTGTTCCGCACTGCGCTCCTGCTCTTCGGGGCGGCGGTCCTGGTCTATCTGATCGCGCGAGTCGGCACCGAGCCCCTGGTCGCCTCGCTCACGCGCCTTACGTGGTGGCAGTTCGTCCTGGTCTGTCTGCCCTACGGCATCGTCATGGCCGTGGATACGCTGGGCTGGCGCTACGCGTTTCCCGGTGATCCGGCTCCCTACGGGCGGATGCTCGCGGCGCGCGTCGCGGGCGAAGCGGTCAACGTGGTCACGGCGGTCGGCTCCATCGGGGGCGAGGCGGTCAAGGTCTGGCTGCTGCGGCCCGCCGTTCCCTACGAGGCGAGCGTGCCGTCGGTGATCATCGCCAAGACCACCATCACGATCGCGCAGGCGCTCTTCCTCGTCCTGGGGCTGGCGATGGCCGCCACGGTAGTCACCGTCGACGGCCCGATCCTCACCGCGATGCTCGGCCTCCTCGTCGTCGAGGTCTTCGGCGTCGGCGGCTTCTTCGCCGCCCAGGTGACGGGCCTGGTGCGGCGGTCGGGCCGGCTGCTCGCCTGGGCCGGGCTCATCAAAGACGCCGCCTACGCCGAGCGCCTGGACGCCGCCCTGCGGGGCTTCTACCGATACCGGTGGCGGCAGTGCCTCGTCTCGGTGGCGGCTCACCTGGTCGGCTGGCTCCTGGGCGTGCTCGAGGCCCTCATCGTCGTGTGGGTGCTCGACATCCCGTTAACCGTGGGGGCAACGACGGTGGTCGAAGCGCTCGGCTCGGGCGTGCGGTTCGCCACCTTCCTGGTGCCGGGCAGCCTGGGGACGCTGGAAGGCGCCTACGCGGCCGCCTTCGCGGGGCTGGGCGTCGGGGCTGGGGCGGGACTGACGTTCAGCCTCGTGCGTCGCGGGCGACAGGCGGTCTGGATCGGCGTGGGACTGCTGGTGCTCGTCGCCGCGCGCGCGAACGCCCCATTCGCCGGCGCCGGCGCGGCTCCGCGCGGCTCGGCCCGGTGA
- a CDS encoding cupin domain-containing protein has protein sequence MAVQTTRTAEELEAYCARLRAAGLDAPWSRPGPLIPPKPTATQSRLWRWRDIEPLLRESAEFLSPHRGAERRVIRLHNPGVPERTVAHSLVLAVQYLLPGEVAPAHRHSPTAIRFMLHGQGAYTTVDGQKCVMSPGDLVVTPGQAWHDHGNEGQAPVIWMDILDWQIVRFLENLTYEPYPEEQQPSLRSPGREIFHPWSESYARLLRRAEQEPDPYDDMLIEYLDPTTGRSLRPTLGCYLQLLRPGIRTRAHRESSCALYRVVRGRGITTVDDQTFEWGPGDFFVIAPWARHAHANLETEPAILFSAQDVPLLKLLGLYRMDPSED, from the coding sequence ATGGCGGTCCAGACGACGCGAACGGCTGAAGAGCTCGAGGCGTACTGTGCTCGGCTGCGGGCGGCGGGGCTCGACGCCCCCTGGTCGCGTCCAGGACCGCTCATTCCGCCCAAGCCGACCGCGACGCAGTCGCGGCTGTGGCGCTGGCGCGACATCGAGCCGTTGCTGCGGGAGAGCGCCGAGTTCCTGAGCCCGCACCGCGGCGCCGAGCGCCGGGTCATCCGCCTGCACAATCCCGGGGTGCCCGAACGGACCGTCGCCCACAGCCTCGTCCTCGCCGTGCAGTATCTCCTGCCCGGTGAAGTGGCGCCTGCGCATCGTCACTCCCCCACTGCGATCCGGTTCATGCTCCACGGCCAGGGCGCGTACACGACAGTGGATGGACAGAAATGCGTCATGTCGCCCGGCGATCTGGTCGTCACGCCCGGCCAGGCGTGGCACGACCACGGCAACGAGGGTCAGGCGCCGGTCATCTGGATGGACATCCTCGACTGGCAGATCGTGCGCTTCCTCGAGAACCTGACCTACGAGCCGTATCCCGAGGAGCAGCAGCCGTCGCTGCGGAGCCCCGGTCGCGAGATCTTCCATCCGTGGAGCGAGAGCTACGCGCGGCTGCTGCGCCGGGCCGAGCAGGAGCCGGACCCGTACGACGACATGCTGATCGAGTACCTGGACCCGACCACAGGGCGCTCGCTGCGGCCGACCCTCGGCTGCTATCTGCAACTGCTGCGTCCCGGCATCCGGACCCGCGCCCATCGGGAGTCGAGCTGCGCACTCTACCGCGTCGTCCGGGGCCGAGGCATTACCACCGTGGACGACCAGACCTTCGAGTGGGGCCCGGGCGACTTCTTCGTGATCGCGCCGTGGGCGCGCCACGCGCACGCCAACCTCGAGACCGAGCCGGCAATCCTCTTCTCCGCTCAGGACGTCCCGTTGCTCAAGCTGCTGGGCCTCTATCGGATGGACCCGTCGGAGGACTAA